In the Acidimicrobiales bacterium genome, one interval contains:
- a CDS encoding SAM-dependent chlorinase/fluorinase, whose product MPPRRRGRDTISFLSDYGTDDEFVGVVKSVLRQLADQAVVIDITHEVAAHDVRGGALTLERVAPFLAPGVVLAVVDPGVGTARRAVALEVGPDPRWALVGPDNGLLVPAFTALGGPGRAVSLSGRRCHPGAGATFDGRDLFAPAAAQLCAGGDLADLGPAIDPASLVPGPRPTTVRQGTVVATEVVGIDRFGNAQLAARPDDLAHLGDPVRLILPSGVVAAHRASSFADIGPAQVGLVVDSWGMIAVALDRASAAALLGLAAGDQVRLDR is encoded by the coding sequence TTGCCGCCTCGACGCCGCGGTCGGGACACGATCTCGTTTCTCTCGGACTACGGCACCGACGACGAGTTCGTCGGGGTGGTCAAGTCCGTCCTGCGGCAGCTGGCTGACCAGGCCGTCGTGATCGACATCACCCATGAGGTGGCGGCGCACGACGTCAGGGGCGGAGCGCTCACTCTCGAGCGAGTGGCCCCCTTCCTGGCTCCCGGAGTCGTGCTGGCCGTCGTGGACCCGGGCGTGGGGACCGCTCGCCGGGCCGTGGCCCTGGAGGTGGGTCCTGACCCCCGCTGGGCGCTGGTCGGTCCTGACAACGGGCTCCTGGTTCCGGCGTTCACGGCCCTCGGCGGGCCGGGCCGGGCCGTCTCGTTGTCCGGTCGGCGCTGCCACCCCGGCGCGGGCGCCACCTTCGACGGCCGCGACCTCTTCGCGCCGGCCGCCGCGCAGCTGTGCGCCGGGGGCGACCTGGCCGACCTGGGCCCGGCGATCGACCCCGCCAGCCTCGTGCCCGGGCCTCGGCCGACGACAGTCCGCCAGGGGACGGTCGTGGCGACCGAGGTCGTCGGGATCGACCGGTTCGGGAACGCACAACTGGCGGCGCGGCCCGACGATCTCGCCCACCTCGGCGATCCCGTGCGGCTGATCCTCCCGAGCGGGGTCGTGGCCGCTCACCGCGCCTCCTCCTTCGCCGACATCGGTCCGGCCCAGGTGGGACTGGTGGTCGACTCCTGGGGCATGATCGCCGTGGCCCTGGATCGTGCCTCAGCGGCCGCCTTGCTGGGGCTGGCGGCCGGCGATCAGGTCAGGCTCGACAGGTAG
- a CDS encoding helix-turn-helix domain-containing protein — protein sequence MILLNQGHYATARFLTVAEVANLLRVSSMTVYRLINAGELPAVRVGKSYRLREDDVDKYLAARYTEAG from the coding sequence GTGATTCTGCTGAACCAGGGACACTATGCGACGGCTCGCTTCCTCACGGTGGCTGAGGTTGCCAACCTCCTGCGGGTCTCGAGCATGACCGTGTACCGGCTGATCAACGCGGGCGAGCTGCCGGCCGTGCGCGTCGGGAAGTCGTACCGGCTCCGTGAGGACGACGTCGACAAGTACCTCGCCGCTCGCTACACCGAGGCCGGCTGA
- the proC gene encoding pyrroline-5-carboxylate reductase has product MAGPRPRLLIVGGGRMGEALLGGLLATEWARAEELAVSEKLPGRRAALSERYPGVAAGPAPVAADGAVLAVKPDDAEVACREVAEAGAERLLSIVTGVPIQRLEGWLGGAAAVVRAVPNTPALVGAGATAIAAGRRAGETDMGWAEHVLGSVGRVVRVPEHLLDAVTGLSGSGPGYVYLLVEALIEAGVLNGLTWDLSRDLVVQTVLGSARLLLETGERPESLRSAVVSPGGTTAAGLAVLESRAVRGAVLEAVAAATDRARQLGLR; this is encoded by the coding sequence ATGGCAGGCCCGAGACCGCGTCTGTTGATCGTCGGCGGGGGCCGGATGGGCGAGGCGCTGCTGGGCGGGCTGCTCGCCACGGAATGGGCAAGGGCGGAGGAGCTGGCGGTGAGCGAGAAGCTTCCCGGCCGCCGCGCCGCGCTGTCCGAGCGTTATCCCGGCGTCGCGGCGGGTCCGGCGCCCGTCGCTGCCGACGGCGCGGTGCTGGCCGTGAAGCCCGACGACGCCGAGGTGGCCTGTCGAGAGGTGGCCGAGGCGGGCGCCGAGCGTCTCCTGTCCATCGTCACCGGCGTGCCCATCCAGCGGCTCGAGGGGTGGCTGGGCGGCGCCGCCGCTGTGGTGCGCGCCGTTCCCAACACGCCTGCCCTGGTCGGGGCGGGGGCCACGGCCATCGCCGCCGGTCGCCGGGCCGGCGAGACCGACATGGGCTGGGCCGAGCACGTCCTCGGGTCGGTCGGCCGGGTCGTGCGGGTGCCCGAGCACCTGCTGGACGCCGTCACGGGGCTGTCGGGATCGGGACCGGGCTACGTGTATCTGCTGGTGGAGGCGCTGATCGAGGCCGGGGTCCTGAACGGGCTGACGTGGGACCTGAGCCGGGATCTCGTGGTTCAGACGGTGCTGGGCTCGGCCCGGCTGCTGCTGGAGACCGGTGAGCGCCCGGAGTCCCTGCGCAGCGCGGTCGTCTCCCCGGGGGGAACGACGGCAGCGGGACTGGCCGTCCTCGAGTCGCGGGCGGTCCGGGGGGCGGTCCTCGAGGCCGTCGCCGCCGCCACCGACCGGGCCCGCCAGCTCGGCCTTCGATGA
- a CDS encoding YbjN domain-containing protein: MGGGAASAAELDDVAARISRWAERQLEAGTMLVAVDHDPDARRWYARMRGEEKAVITVWLTLRERSLHHETQVMPAPEENVEACYEYLLRRNSSLVGAHFALGAEDAVYLVGQTPVAEVTEAELDLIVGAAYAYTEECFPTAMSIGYASRFGRPRRG, encoded by the coding sequence ATGGGCGGGGGCGCGGCGTCAGCCGCCGAGCTGGACGACGTCGCGGCCCGCATCAGCCGCTGGGCCGAGCGGCAGTTGGAAGCGGGGACGATGCTCGTGGCGGTCGACCACGACCCCGACGCTCGTCGGTGGTACGCGCGCATGCGGGGAGAAGAGAAGGCCGTCATCACCGTCTGGCTCACGCTGCGGGAACGGAGCCTGCATCACGAGACCCAGGTGATGCCTGCTCCCGAGGAGAACGTCGAGGCCTGCTACGAGTACCTCCTGCGCCGCAACAGCAGCCTGGTCGGTGCGCACTTCGCGCTCGGGGCCGAGGACGCCGTCTACCTGGTCGGCCAGACCCCGGTCGCCGAGGTGACCGAGGCCGAGCTGGACCTCATCGTGGGAGCGGCCTACGCCTACACCGAGGAGTGCTTTCCGACGGCGATGTCCATCGGCTACGCCAGCCGCTTCGGCCGGCCCCGGCGCGGCTGA